From the genome of Tenrec ecaudatus isolate mTenEca1 chromosome 1, mTenEca1.hap1, whole genome shotgun sequence:
CCAGGGAGTGGGGCGTGGGTGCTAGCCCAGTCTGAGGGGAGTGACCCCGGAGAGGGAAAGAGCTGAGACCagtgcccccaccaccacacacacacagagctgggagtcacatgcccacccccagcaccagccccggaGCCTGGGCACCTACCCAAGCTGGTCAGGGTCTGAGCCCAGCGATCCCAGAATGGACTGGGCTCTGAGGACCAGTATAAGCTGTCTTGGAGGCTGGCTGCATATAGGTTGGTCCAGATACCTGGGAGCACAGACACAAGGGGATGAGAGCCCCCATTCCTGTCACAGCCTGACCCTTCCCTGCTGCCCGCCTCAGTGATGGGGCTCCCCCAGAAACATCCTCCCCTTCCCCATTCTCTCTCCAAGACCCcctcaccttccaggaagcagatgCGGGACTCAGGCATCCTCTTCATCAGCCGCCCCATGAAGAACTCGGAGCCGAAGAGCTCGGAGGGGATGAAGGCACCTTACTTGGAGAAACCGAGCTCGTAAGGGGAGAAATCACACCACTCTACGGTGGGAAGGGACCGCTGTTGGCCaccaccctcctgcccacccgAACCCACGCAGGGCAGCCACAAAGGACGGGGCGACTCCCCTCCAGTCCAAGTGACTCTTGAGTCGTGGGTGTCTGGATTCACTCGGGTCCCGGACCAGAGTGTAAGGAGAAGGGCATGAAAAACTGCCTCCCCAAACCATCCCAACCACCCCTTCCCCGACACCTGGCCGCCCGGGGCCTCAACCAGCTGCCTCAAAATGCCTCCAAATTCAAAGGTGGACAGGCCGTGCCCCTTAGTGTTGAGGGCATAGTACATGGGGAGAGGTTTCTGGCCGTGCCTCAGAGCCTGTCGCTGCTCCGAGAGCTTGTGGACATCAGGCTGTAGGGAGATACCTCCGTATAAACCCATTACTTCCTGGTCTCTGGAGATCTCCCCTCGCCCTGCTACCCAGCAGGGCTGCCTCCAGGTCCAGGCCCGTCCCCGTGGCCCGCCCTTCTGTACCCCATCATGTCGCATGGCCTCATTGATGAGGTCCCAGAGGTTGGTGAAGCAGGCCGGGTGTCCCAGGCGAGcgcgctcctccagctcctggtagtACCATTGCAGCTGGCTGGGAGCCAACACGCCCAGCTTGTTCTTGGTCACCTGCGTCTTCAGCAGTACGGTGGCGCCCCCAGGTCCTTCTGTGACCACTCTGGATCCTTGTAGAGGTTTTCTAAGGTCCTAGGCAAAGCCAGAGGTCGGGGGCAGACAGGTTCCTCTAAGAGTCCCCTGAGACCTCAAACCCCTTCGGACCttctctcccagggcagcagCCCGCGGGTGCCTTCCAGCTCCATGGAGACAGCCGAAGCCCATGGGGCACCTTGGGCATATCGCACCTGCCACCTGCCTCCTCACAAACCTTCCAATCTAGTCAGGGAGGCCAAGGGGCCACTGGAGAAGCCTTACCACAggcacccctgcctctgcccactcACCCCCAGATCCACACTCAGCCTGCTCACCAAGTGGAGCCCGAGGCCCCTGTGATGTAGAAGACGCAGTCCAAGAGGCCCAGCTCCCTGAGGCCGGTCAGCTGCCCATACAGGGAAGTCATTGCCCAGACCCCTCCACCAGTAGCCATGATTGCCACCACTGAGACCTGGAAGGGCAGAGTACAGCTGGGCTCAAGGGAGGCCCTGCGGGGACTTCCAGTTGGTGGAGGGGAGGTCAGGGTACGCCGGGCAGTAAAAACCACAGGAGGAGAACACAGCAAGTCAAGTGGCCACTCagtcccctgcccctggccccaccaCAAAGTTAGCATAGGTCAGAGTCTGGTGGGGACCCATGGAGCGGGTCTGAGTCAGAGCAGCTGAGGAGAGTCATGTCAGGATAACCTCCTTCAGCAGGGTGGGTCCTTTCGGGTTTTGACAACTCCAGGGAGCGTACAGGCCACAGGCCTTATCTCCCCATCCCCCGCCTGGGGAGTACGGCGGTCACTTCTTAAAAGACACAGGCTCACCTCAAAACCCCCAAATCAGCGTCCCTCTCTACTTGCAAGGAGCTCATTTCCTTAGGAGCCAGCCCAACcagcagagaggcctggccaGATGTCCACCGAGTTGTCTGAGAGGCCCAGTCTTAAAAGCAGCTCCAGGCCAAGGGCCAACGCCCAGAGAAGGGTAGCTACCCCTGGTGGGGCCCATGGTTCTGACACTGCTCAGCCGCATCGGGCCCAAGATAACATCAAGAAAGCTCCGGGAAGTACAAGGGGGGTAGGTGGGCAGACGAGAGGCAAACACAAGTCCGCCTTACAACCAACCCTGGTCGGGCAATGGAAGTGTGGAGGCCCACTCAGCTTAACACTCGGCCTGAGACCCCCACACTCCTGCCCAGCCCGACAGACCTCATCCTCCTGCAGGtctccctccagctgcagggcctgcttcagggccttggccaccacctgcttcctcctgctCAGGCAGGCCTGCTCCTCAGCACACAGCTCGAAGCCCAGACTCACGGCcagctcccctggtctgggggtggggtggggggatggacggACAGTGAGGCAGTGCTCATCCTCGTCAGAAAAGAGGACACTGGGCCCATCTCCCTGCAAGATCCacgtccatctcttctctcccttcagcctGCGTGCTGAAGCTTGGAGAGTGAGGGGGGAATGGTGGGCCCAGAGCCACACCAACACACCCGGCATGACAGCAAGGCCAGCCTGCTGATGAGGGTGTCCCTGAGGCCAAAGGTGGCCCTGAGTCTcagcttctccctcccctgcaacgctggaccagggctgcactggggagggggcacgggggctgagaaggaacaaaggcctTTAAGTTGGGGCTGCTTATGCTCCTAGACACTGAGGGCCAGCAAAAGTTCTTGAAGGCCCAGCCACGTTGCTTCCACCCAAAAGGTCGTTTCCTTCTGGTCTTTGTGCTCCTCAAACCAGGCGTGTTActctcctcagcccccacctctctcccacccagtgaggccacacgcagactacaaggctgaggaaggaccctctctgctctgagcaccttcccaagactgggagctccctgctgcagccaccCGCTTGCTTCCGGTCCTCCAGGCCACCCAGCTGCACGTAGCGCCCTCCCTCCCCCGGCTgctctcccccagcccagcctctcacctgtcttcttttctcagctccaccttcatcagaggctcctgcaaaccagcaaaacaccactcagaaaggctggcacctccaccccaacttcggccctgggatgccccagtcatctccacagggatgcacccccacagcccagcccaggggcttggcccaaaagaaaagggagagaaggagtcaccccctgcccccacccccgcactggcCTGAGGCCCTGTCCCACACCCACATGAGGTCTCTTCCTCTGAGTGAAGAGTACCTGGGACGTAGGGAAGTCCAGCCTCACGAGCTGGTCTGATGGCAGGGCCCTGAGCGGCACCACAGTTGCTCCTGGGGGGCGTTCTGCAAGGGGACCAAAACTGTACACTTACCCGAGTCTCAGAGCAGCGGTaccacctgcccctgtgggcctgaattccagggggtcagtggggggggcaccctacctgcaggtggatactcagctcctgctcccagcagGTGGGGAAGTCGAAACGGAAGGAGTCGCTGCCTACGGTGGCCTCCTGAGATCCCTCGTAGGACCCGGGGACCACAAGCTGAACTTTTCCCTTTGACTCTGGAGAAAGGAACcgaggtaggggtgggagggggttccTTGCCCGTGAGGTGTCTCCCGCCCCTGTGGCtggcagaggctgggaggagttacccccagcccagccccctcggagcagggtcatgggaaaagaccaggtcttggtaagcccgggcagtttcacccccagcccctagccttcggaggctaaaggtggctggcagcttcttcttccaggatgggcagctgaggaagggggaagacataGGCTGAGGGCCAGGGCTGTCCTGGTGACCTGGGAGACTCACCCTTCTGGTCCCCGGCCTCCTCCAGCCGCACATGCAAGCGGGAAAGCTCACGGGCCTGTGTTGGGAAGAGAAGATTCATATGCCGCCCCACCCACGCAAGGATACCTCACCACTACCCTTTCCCCTGCAGCCCGCGGTTCCTGCTCCTCAGTCCCATGTCCTCTGGAAATCATAGCCCCTCCCACTTTGCTCTTTCCTGGTCCAGACAGACTTGCAGCCAGGAGGGCAGGTGAGCAGATggcctgagggagggtgtgtcactcaccactacaatcccaaagcactactatcatcccaaatcactactgtgataccaaatcactactatgatgccaaatcactactatgatcacaaagcactactatgatcacaaagcactactatgatcccaaagcactactatgatcacaaagcactactatgatcataatgcactactatgatcacaaatcactactatgatcccaaagcactactatgatcacaaagtactactatgaccccaaagcactactatgatcccaaagcactactatgatcacaaagcactactatgaccccaaagcactactatgatcccaaatcactactatgatcccaaatcactactctgATCAcacagcactactatgatcccgaatcactacCATCATCCCGAATTAGTACCATGATCCTAAGTCACCATTACCATCCCAAATCACcactatgatcccgaatcactactatgatcctgaatcaatcactacaatgatctgactcaccactaggacaccgttgctggtgagctgctccgcacagtctgtcctgggaaaagccatgagcaggggtcaggttcttgcccccaaggaagcctaggcagtccttccaaccacagaaagtccccggggaaggacACCAGCCCTGAGCGCATGAGGCTCTCTCCTTCCAGAAGGGACAGATTTGACCCAGAGCCCCTCTCCCTACCTCGCAACCCCCAACTCCCCTGACCCCCGCAACCCCCAACTCACACACTCCGCAGGCGGAATTCGAAGTCAAACCGCTTCCCACCCTGAAAAAGCAAGTTATAAAGGTAagacgtgtgcatgtatgtgggcatgcatgtgagtggttgtgtgcacatgtgagtgtgtttgcatgtgtatccacatggctgtgcatgtgtgagtgtgacagtggttgagtgcgtgtgcttgcgtgtgagtgtacctgtgtatgtgtgtgaggctgcgtgtgggtgtgaatgtgagtgtgtgtgtcagtatgggtatgtgcagattccaacccagatgccagccaggggtgccaatgcggggagggctgctgtccataatGTGGCCCCGAGGAGGGGGCCGCTCCTCGGGAAGCAGGTCCTGGTTGACAAGGGCCTCAGGCACCAGGGAAACCTGACCTCATGGTCTGTAAACAAGTTCTTTGAAGAGGGGCATTTAAGCAGCATCCCGTTGGTGGTACCGAGGGTGGCCGCCCATGTGGAGTCTTGCCTGCAGGCTCAGCAAGAAGCTCTGGCGCCGGAACTCCCCAGGCAGCAGAGTGCCCACGTCAAACAGCACTGACAGCACGGGGTCGTCGCTGGTCAGCAGGTCCTGGTCAAAGACTTTCAGCTCCACCATGTTCTGGAAGGGGAGCAGCGGGACagggccatggggtggggggtggggtgggggtggcgctgGGGGTACGCAGGGCTGGGCTGAGGCAGGCCCACCTTGATCTGCCTGTGCACCCGGAAGTGGAAGCTCTGGTTCCAGACAGGGTTTCTGCAGTTGTTGACCGTGCGCGTCTGGAGCCGGTGGTTGCAGGCCGTGGGCAGCCACAGGGTCACATAGAAGTCACGGTGGGTCACTTGGAGGAGAAGAAATGAGGGCCAATTCTCCCCCAAGCCATGCAGAGTTCACCACCAGAGGGATCCCTGGGGACGCACCAAGCCCCACCCTCCATCACCAGCCCTTGCCCGTCACTCTTTGCAGCCCCTCCTCCCAGGAACTCGCAGGCCCAGCCCTCCTGCCACTTCCCACCATCCCTGCCCTGCTCCAATTGCAACCTCAGttcccttctcctctctcggtCAACTCACCCACgtccctggcaggcaggctgtgggcctgcagcacacgaatggtgagcaggcaggtcccgggcaacttggcctgcagagcagcggggaggggacaag
Proteins encoded in this window:
- the LOC142440719 gene encoding cytosolic phospholipase A2 beta-like — its product is MQAHSLPARDVVTHRDFYVTLWLPTACNHRLQTRTVNNCRNPVWNQSFHFRVHRQIKNMVELKVFDQDLLTSDDPVLSVLFDVGTLLPGEFRRQSFLLSLQARELSRLHVRLEEAGDQKESKGKVQLVVPGSYEGSQEATVGSDSFRFDFPTCWEQELKRPPGATVVPLRALPSDQLVRLDFPTSQDLRKPLQGSRVVTEGPGGATVLLKTQVTKNKLGVLAPSQLQWYYQELEERARLGHPACFTNLWDLINEAMRHDGPDVHKLSEQRQALRHGQKPLPMYYALNTKGHGLSTFEFGGILRQLVEAPGGQLFGSEFFMGRLMKRMPESRICFLEGIWTNLYAASLQDSLYWSSEPSPFWDRWAQTLTSLDKEQVPVLKMEVPPSLAGMIRELFSGLLTWRPLAQATHNFLRGLQFHKDYFQHPHFSSWKDTKLDGLPNQLTPGEPRLCLLDVGYFVNTSCPPLLQPTRDVDLILSLDYNLNAAFQQLQLVGRMCQEQGIPFLPISPSLDEERQPRECHKFSDPGRTEAPVILYFPLVNDSFRDHSAPGVPRTPEEQEAGRVNLSPSDSPYHYSKVIYSQEDLNKLLGLAHYNICNNQEPLPAALREAVRRRRQR